One Streptomyces sp. NBC_01237 genomic region harbors:
- a CDS encoding SDR family oxidoreductase has protein sequence MIGPLTAVTGASGAVGGRVARRLARTGVPVRLLGRDPSRLPDLPGAVHAPAAPYGDAEAMRRALDGAHTLFLVSAHESPDRVRQHTTAVDAAVAVGVERIVYVSFLGAAPDATFTFARDHWHTEAHTRTSGLRHTFLRDSWYLAGLPAMTGADGILRGPGGDGRVAAVAHEDIADAATAVLLDEGTVHDGRVYDLTGPEAFTLAEAAEVLGRFAGRPVRYVPETREEAYASRAGYGAEDWEVAGWVTSYEAIATGEMAAVSDAVPALTGHPAQSLATYLEEHPDSYRHLLAGG, from the coding sequence GTGATCGGCCCCCTCACCGCGGTGACCGGAGCGAGCGGCGCGGTCGGCGGACGGGTCGCCCGGCGGCTCGCCCGCACCGGCGTCCCCGTCCGGCTGCTCGGCCGCGACCCGTCCCGGCTGCCGGACCTGCCCGGCGCGGTCCACGCGCCCGCCGCCCCCTACGGCGACGCGGAAGCGATGCGCCGCGCCCTGGACGGGGCACACACCCTCTTCCTGGTCTCCGCGCACGAAAGCCCCGACCGGGTGCGCCAGCACACCACGGCGGTGGACGCGGCCGTCGCCGTGGGCGTCGAACGGATCGTGTACGTGTCGTTCCTCGGCGCCGCGCCGGACGCCACGTTCACCTTCGCCCGCGACCACTGGCACACCGAGGCACACACCCGGACCAGCGGGCTGCGCCACACCTTCCTGCGCGACAGCTGGTATCTCGCCGGGCTCCCGGCGATGACCGGGGCCGACGGCATCCTGCGCGGGCCGGGCGGCGACGGCAGGGTCGCGGCCGTCGCGCACGAGGACATCGCGGATGCCGCGACCGCCGTACTGCTCGACGAGGGCACCGTCCACGACGGCCGGGTGTACGACCTCACCGGGCCCGAGGCGTTCACGCTGGCCGAAGCGGCGGAGGTGCTCGGCCGCTTCGCCGGACGGCCCGTCCGCTACGTCCCCGAGACCCGTGAGGAGGCCTACGCCTCCCGTGCCGGGTACGGGGCCGAGGACTGGGAGGTGGCCGGCTGGGTCACCTCCTACGAGGCCATCGCGACGGGCGAGATGGCGGCCGTCTCGGACGCCGTGCCGGCCCTCACCGGGCACCCCGCCCAGAGCCTCGCCACCTATCTGGAGGAGCACCCGGACAGCTACCGTCACCTGCTCGCCGGTGGCTGA
- a CDS encoding DUF1266 domain-containing protein, with the protein MNPHPQAPHPAPWSPPSETEQLLHEAGLRGDVAAQLRVLAGAELYIPAPKAAVDADPRTITWRPHRDPAGFVCMPVLTRGMLPPWHPDWVFRGVSLRWIAEFDWPDPRELLGVNVGTPAQLLLPTTPPHRAMWLRHYAENDRPDGGRLLALRHGALHGPLAYGLACGVHLAIGNGVPWNEIGTVYRAYTQERAQLRESWGITDHAGWQEQLNALLDARNSPPEPDFALRAREQLRAVYGEPPSADLWRETAAGHAQDIGADPDDVRGIEELVRRIIRYEARFRADGLLPPDGRVRTTVAYDYGRAVNLARWGLSARYCTQAEAEQAIVYAGALSKSAYRSWEEFSAAYALGRVLRFDGEEYGPFYGQNVLAHRLLTESEGSPWRHIPWR; encoded by the coding sequence ATGAACCCGCACCCGCAGGCCCCGCACCCGGCACCCTGGTCACCGCCGTCCGAGACCGAACAACTGCTCCACGAAGCCGGGCTGCGCGGTGACGTGGCGGCCCAACTACGGGTCCTGGCAGGGGCGGAGCTGTACATCCCGGCGCCGAAGGCCGCGGTCGACGCCGATCCCCGGACGATCACCTGGCGCCCGCACCGCGACCCCGCGGGGTTCGTCTGCATGCCGGTGCTCACCCGCGGGATGCTGCCCCCCTGGCATCCGGACTGGGTGTTCCGCGGGGTTTCGCTGCGGTGGATCGCCGAGTTCGACTGGCCGGACCCGCGGGAACTGCTGGGGGTCAACGTCGGTACACCGGCCCAGCTCCTGCTGCCCACCACACCCCCGCACCGGGCGATGTGGCTGCGCCACTACGCGGAGAACGACCGCCCGGACGGGGGCAGGCTGCTCGCCCTGCGGCACGGCGCGCTGCACGGGCCGCTCGCCTACGGGCTGGCCTGCGGGGTGCATCTGGCGATCGGCAACGGGGTGCCGTGGAACGAGATCGGCACGGTCTACCGCGCGTACACCCAGGAGCGCGCCCAGCTCCGCGAGTCCTGGGGAATCACCGATCACGCGGGCTGGCAGGAGCAGTTGAACGCCCTGCTCGACGCCCGCAACAGCCCGCCGGAACCGGACTTCGCCCTCCGCGCCCGCGAACAGCTGCGGGCCGTGTACGGCGAGCCGCCCTCCGCCGATCTCTGGCGCGAGACCGCCGCCGGGCATGCCCAGGACATCGGCGCGGACCCCGATGACGTCCGGGGCATCGAGGAACTGGTGCGGCGGATCATCCGGTACGAGGCCCGGTTCCGCGCGGACGGCCTGCTGCCCCCGGACGGCAGGGTCCGCACCACGGTCGCGTACGACTACGGGCGTGCCGTGAACCTCGCCCGCTGGGGGCTGTCGGCCCGGTACTGCACCCAGGCCGAGGCGGAGCAGGCGATCGTGTACGCCGGCGCGCTGAGCAAGTCCGCCTACCGCTCGTGGGAGGAGTTCTCGGCGGCGTACGCGCTGGGCAGGGTGCTGCGCTTCGACGGGGAGGAGTACGGCCCGTTCTACGGGCAGAACGTCCTTGCCCACCGTCTTCTGACGGAGAGCGAGGGCAGTCCCTGGCGCCATATCCCGTGGCGCTGA
- a CDS encoding DUF1266 domain-containing protein yields MERQLYEATAHGSADAVLDVLSRTRLYVLVPRLHADTPGFTAPLPSFHDPASGRTCVPVLTPGMLPPWHPEWVFRRTRLSELALAWPQDRRWLAVNHGTPYAAVVEARTRHHRAWLKADARSGGPRAGRLLTHSGGPLHGPLAHGLALGAHLAVHNGLVWNGLGAVYDDYPTDKARLRSPWGVHHRADYRDTLDSLMRTRLAGRVPEGVLRTRSALVTRLGRTPSHEEWSDAVTGPPAAHRADPEDLAEAARSLRLIERYEALFRAEGLLAPDGRVDTLAAFDHGRAVNVVRLALGARYCEPHEAEQAVLRIGELARRAYGSWADFSLGYCLTRLIHFDGDEGAGLTVQESLAQHRILTQDPMSPYRNIPWS; encoded by the coding sequence ATCGAGCGACAGCTGTACGAGGCCACGGCGCACGGCAGCGCGGACGCGGTCCTGGACGTGCTCTCCCGTACCCGGCTCTATGTGCTGGTCCCCCGGCTGCACGCCGACACCCCCGGCTTCACCGCCCCGCTCCCCTCGTTCCACGACCCCGCGTCCGGCCGCACCTGTGTCCCTGTCCTGACCCCGGGCATGCTGCCGCCCTGGCATCCGGAGTGGGTGTTCCGCCGGACCCGGCTCTCCGAACTCGCCCTCGCCTGGCCGCAGGACCGCCGGTGGCTGGCGGTCAACCACGGCACGCCGTACGCCGCCGTCGTCGAGGCCCGGACCCGGCACCACCGGGCCTGGCTCAAAGCCGACGCGCGGTCGGGCGGGCCGCGGGCCGGTCGCCTGCTCACGCACAGCGGCGGGCCGCTGCACGGGCCGCTCGCGCACGGGCTGGCCCTCGGTGCCCATCTCGCCGTACACAACGGCCTCGTCTGGAACGGTCTCGGCGCCGTCTACGACGACTACCCGACGGACAAGGCGCGGCTGCGCAGTCCCTGGGGTGTCCACCACCGCGCCGACTACCGGGACACACTCGACTCCCTGATGAGGACCCGGTTGGCCGGGCGGGTCCCCGAGGGAGTCCTGCGGACCCGGTCCGCTCTCGTCACCCGGCTCGGCCGGACTCCCTCGCACGAGGAGTGGTCCGATGCCGTCACCGGTCCACCGGCCGCACACCGCGCGGACCCGGAGGATCTCGCCGAGGCGGCGCGTTCGCTGCGGCTCATCGAGCGGTACGAGGCCCTGTTCCGGGCCGAGGGCCTCCTCGCGCCGGACGGGCGGGTCGACACCCTGGCCGCGTTCGACCACGGGCGGGCGGTCAACGTCGTGCGCCTCGCGCTGGGGGCCCGTTACTGCGAGCCGCACGAGGCCGAGCAGGCCGTCCTGCGGATCGGCGAACTGGCCCGCCGGGCGTACGGCTCGTGGGCGGACTTCTCGCTCGGCTACTGCCTGACCCGGCTGATCCACTTCGACGGGGACGAGGGTGCGGGGCTCACGGTCCAGGAATCGCTCGCCCAGCACCGCATCCTCACCCAGGACCCCATGAGCCCCTACCGGAACATCCCTTGGTCATGA
- a CDS encoding response regulator transcription factor, whose protein sequence is MPPVRIIVAGEHPLLREALAGLLHAQKDLAVLGLTSDAQETERVALRLRPHVVVLEPLQTPGAAVRTVRALRRTVPAASVLAAPPYGAVDRAALRAAGAHACLPHDAGRDALVAAVRALAPHTAERALAPGSEEDSALGREPAPLSPRELQVVRCAAAAMTNQQIASSLGITTGTVKRHLHAAFRKLDAVSRLDAVAKALASGAITAPVPTGLPDWADAHPDARPAETQPTETHPADAHPTAHPDTDPGWESRAA, encoded by the coding sequence ATGCCCCCAGTCCGCATCATCGTCGCAGGCGAGCACCCACTGCTCCGGGAGGCTCTCGCCGGCCTGCTCCACGCACAGAAGGACCTCGCCGTCCTCGGGCTGACCTCCGACGCGCAGGAGACCGAGCGGGTGGCCCTCCGGCTGCGGCCCCATGTCGTCGTCCTGGAGCCGTTGCAGACGCCGGGGGCCGCGGTCCGCACCGTGCGGGCCCTGCGCCGTACGGTCCCCGCGGCCTCGGTGCTGGCGGCGCCGCCCTACGGCGCGGTCGACCGCGCCGCGCTCCGGGCCGCCGGGGCCCATGCCTGTCTGCCGCACGACGCGGGCCGGGACGCGCTGGTCGCCGCCGTACGCGCGCTCGCACCGCACACCGCCGAACGCGCGCTCGCGCCCGGCTCCGAGGAGGACTCCGCCCTCGGCCGGGAGCCCGCCCCGCTCTCGCCGCGCGAGTTACAGGTGGTGCGGTGCGCCGCCGCCGCCATGACCAACCAGCAGATCGCCAGCAGCCTCGGGATCACGACCGGCACCGTCAAGCGCCATCTGCACGCGGCGTTCCGGAAGTTGGACGCCGTCTCCCGGCTCGACGCGGTGGCGAAGGCCCTCGCGTCCGGAGCCATCACCGCGCCCGTGCCCACCGGACTGCCCGACTGGGCGGACGCGCATCCGGACGCCCGTCCGGCGGAGACGCAGCCGACGGAGACCCACCCGGCGGACGCGCACCCGACGGCGCACCCGGACACGGACCCCGGCTGGGAGAGCCGTGCCGCCTGA
- a CDS encoding SDR family NAD(P)-dependent oxidoreductase: MTSTLITGATRGLGLETARRLVEAGHTVHLGARDLDCGREAAAAIGAHAVLLDVTRDDTVRAAAAAVRERSGCLDVLVNNAGITGPLKEPGEMTADDVLAVYETNVLGVVRVTQAFLPLLEAGESPAVVNVSSGLGSLAIAAAPERYRPLLPVYYPSLGYNSSKAALNMLTAQYALTYPAIRFNAVDPGWTATDLNGHTGVLTVEEGAEVIVRTATAGAGSPTGGFVGNFGPVPW, from the coding sequence ATGACGTCGACACTCATCACCGGTGCCACCAGGGGGCTGGGGCTGGAGACGGCCCGGCGCCTGGTCGAAGCGGGTCACACCGTCCATCTGGGCGCGCGGGACCTCGACTGCGGGCGGGAGGCCGCCGCCGCCATCGGCGCGCACGCCGTGCTCCTCGACGTGACCCGCGACGACACGGTACGGGCCGCCGCGGCCGCCGTCCGCGAGCGGAGCGGGTGCCTCGACGTCCTGGTGAACAACGCGGGCATCACGGGTCCCCTCAAGGAACCCGGCGAGATGACGGCCGACGACGTCCTCGCGGTCTACGAGACCAATGTCCTCGGGGTCGTACGGGTGACCCAGGCGTTCCTGCCGCTGCTGGAGGCAGGCGAGTCCCCGGCCGTGGTGAACGTCAGCAGCGGACTCGGCTCCCTCGCGATCGCCGCCGCGCCCGAGCGTTACCGCCCCCTCCTGCCCGTCTACTACCCGAGCCTCGGCTACAACTCCTCCAAGGCCGCGCTGAACATGCTCACCGCGCAGTACGCGCTGACCTACCCCGCGATCCGCTTCAACGCGGTGGACCCCGGCTGGACGGCCACCGACCTGAACGGCCACACGGGTGTCCTGACGGTCGAGGAGGGCGCCGAGGTCATCGTGCGGACGGCGACGGCGGGAGCCGGGAGTCCCACGGGCGGCTTCGTCGGAAATTTCGGCCCCGTCCCGTGGTGA
- a CDS encoding TetR/AcrR family transcriptional regulator, producing MTEPRTSPAPRRDTSRGRIDKRRAILDAAFRVFAREGYGQSCVQEIAAEAGVAKPTIYNHLRDKESLFRESMETVAARTVAHHLAALEGLREPGDGVRAALELTGHRLLRSHSTEESWALRRLMHAEATRFPELLDVVQREGAQRVKDTLADRLARLTLSARLRNRDPDLAAEQFLALLLGPMEMRSRLGTRRVPDGELRTVARAAVDTFLAAYATQPPADDVAVTIGADGSSGRA from the coding sequence GTGACTGAACCCAGAACATCTCCCGCGCCACGGCGAGACACCTCACGCGGACGCATCGACAAGCGGAGGGCCATCCTCGACGCCGCCTTCCGGGTCTTCGCCCGCGAGGGATACGGGCAGTCCTGCGTGCAGGAGATCGCGGCCGAGGCGGGCGTCGCCAAACCCACCATCTACAACCACCTCCGCGACAAGGAGTCCCTGTTCCGCGAGTCGATGGAGACCGTCGCCGCCCGCACGGTCGCCCACCACCTCGCGGCGCTCGAAGGACTGCGCGAGCCGGGGGACGGCGTACGCGCCGCACTGGAGCTCACGGGCCACCGGCTCCTGCGCTCGCACTCCACCGAGGAGTCATGGGCGCTGCGCCGGCTCATGCACGCCGAGGCCACCAGGTTTCCCGAACTGCTCGACGTCGTACAGCGCGAGGGGGCACAGCGCGTCAAGGACACCCTCGCGGACCGGCTGGCGCGCCTCACGCTCTCCGCACGGCTGCGGAACCGCGACCCGGACCTGGCGGCGGAGCAGTTCCTCGCCCTGCTCCTGGGACCGATGGAGATGCGTTCACGGCTCGGCACCCGACGGGTACCGGACGGTGAACTGCGCACCGTGGCGCGGGCGGCGGTCGACACGTTCCTTGCCGCCTACGCCACGCAACCACCGGCCGACGACGTCGCCGTCACCATCGGCGCAGACGGCTCCTCCGGGAGGGCGTGA
- a CDS encoding DHA2 family efflux MFS transporter permease subunit: MSKAQDGRLDPRLLQLIGVVLLGGIMGILDSTMVAVAADTLSQEFKTSLTSISWASTAYLLTLTVTIPVTSWAIGRFGVKRLWLFGLVLFLVGSLASALAWNLGSLIVFRIVQGFGSGVLDPLVLVILARAAGPSRAGRVMGMMGVVLSLGPVLGPVLGGVVLESLDWRWMFYINLPIGIVAFLLAMRVIPADPAGARSDTRLDVTGFALMAPGFAAMVLGLTQAGEHAGFTAPSVIVPLSIGVVLLTGYVLHALRARRVPPLIDVRLFSSRSFAASVTVQGLVGLATYAGLFALPLYYQLLHGHGARAAGLLVAPLGLGSALAMPLAGRLSDRMGARSLAQGGAVIAALGAFALTRIGGDSGELWSALGAFAIGLGLGAVGAPTMGALYRTLPPEKVPQGSSVLYNLNQLGGALGVALVTLILATAGADNGNQADAVSGFHSVYWFVTAVCAVILIATPLLPGRPEAAPAAAAEPEGTPAKEPVGGA, encoded by the coding sequence ATGTCCAAAGCGCAGGATGGCCGCCTGGATCCCAGGCTGCTGCAACTGATCGGCGTGGTCCTGCTGGGCGGGATCATGGGGATCCTCGACAGCACCATGGTCGCCGTCGCGGCCGACACGCTCTCCCAGGAGTTCAAGACCTCGCTGACGTCGATCAGCTGGGCCTCGACCGCCTATCTGCTCACGCTGACCGTCACCATCCCGGTCACCAGCTGGGCGATCGGCCGGTTCGGCGTCAAGCGGCTGTGGCTGTTCGGGCTGGTGCTGTTCCTGGTCGGTTCGCTGGCCTCCGCACTCGCCTGGAACCTGGGCAGTCTGATCGTCTTCCGGATCGTGCAGGGCTTCGGCTCCGGCGTGCTCGATCCGCTCGTCCTGGTGATCCTGGCCCGCGCGGCGGGTCCGAGCAGGGCCGGACGTGTCATGGGCATGATGGGAGTGGTGCTGTCGCTCGGCCCGGTCCTCGGCCCCGTGCTCGGCGGGGTGGTGCTCGAATCCCTCGACTGGCGCTGGATGTTCTACATCAACCTGCCGATCGGGATCGTGGCCTTCCTGCTCGCGATGCGGGTCATCCCGGCCGACCCGGCCGGCGCACGGTCCGACACCCGGCTGGACGTCACCGGCTTCGCGCTGATGGCCCCCGGCTTCGCCGCCATGGTGCTCGGCCTGACGCAGGCGGGCGAACACGCCGGATTCACGGCGCCGTCCGTGATCGTCCCGCTGTCCATCGGCGTCGTCCTGCTCACCGGTTACGTACTCCACGCGCTGCGCGCCCGGCGCGTCCCGCCGCTGATCGACGTCCGGCTGTTCAGCAGCCGCAGCTTCGCCGCGAGCGTCACCGTCCAGGGGCTCGTCGGACTCGCCACCTACGCCGGTCTGTTCGCGCTGCCCCTCTACTACCAGCTGCTGCACGGGCACGGTGCCCGTGCCGCCGGGCTGCTGGTGGCGCCGCTGGGCCTGGGCTCCGCACTCGCCATGCCGCTCGCGGGACGCCTCAGCGACCGGATGGGAGCCCGCAGCCTCGCCCAGGGCGGCGCGGTCATCGCGGCGCTCGGCGCCTTCGCGCTCACCCGCATCGGCGGCGACAGCGGTGAACTGTGGTCGGCGCTGGGCGCCTTCGCGATCGGCCTCGGCCTGGGCGCCGTCGGCGCGCCCACCATGGGGGCGCTCTACCGGACGCTGCCCCCGGAGAAGGTGCCCCAGGGCAGCTCGGTGCTCTACAACCTCAACCAGCTCGGTGGAGCGCTCGGCGTCGCCCTCGTCACCCTGATCCTCGCGACGGCGGGGGCGGACAACGGGAATCAGGCCGACGCGGTCAGCGGATTCCACAGCGTCTACTGGTTCGTGACCGCGGTCTGTGCGGTCATCCTGATCGCCACGCCGCTGCTGCCCGGCAGGCCCGAGGCCGCGCCCGCCGCGGCGGCGGAGCCCGAGGGAACCCCCGCGAAGGAGCCCGTCGGCGGCGCGTGA
- a CDS encoding acyltransferase family protein, protein MTLLAGTGVTPRTARLEKLTGLRFIAAALVFAFHASVEGFFSDAGIQDGFAALFQKAGWIGVSFFFVLSGFVLAWTARPDDTARRFWQRRLAKIYPNHLVTAVIALTAAAGVSGALALPGAVPNLLLVHAWYPRIEIFLSGNPVSWSLACELLFYLSFPLLWRFLSRIGPAYLWGCAAATAVAIWCVPLLAQLLPDGPQAAMPDGTVGVTRFWFVYVLPSTRVLEFVLGILVARIVREGLLVRVRVLPAAALVLASYWLACQVPYLFSLVALPAVPLALLVAAVTQADLAGPPRGSGPAARVPVWLGEVSFGFYMVHGLVLLYGHRLLGAGESLPAPVAVAVILAAFVVSLVLAWLLHTVVEQPVVRWTAARQRRRAPVRRDGHVLVAPAGGGGAPPPPADDPPRSPEALSSS, encoded by the coding sequence ATGACGCTTTTAGCAGGAACCGGCGTGACGCCCCGGACGGCACGGCTGGAAAAGCTGACGGGGCTGCGATTCATCGCCGCCGCGCTGGTCTTCGCCTTTCACGCGTCCGTCGAGGGGTTCTTCTCCGACGCCGGAATCCAGGACGGATTCGCGGCCCTCTTCCAGAAGGCGGGATGGATCGGTGTCTCGTTCTTCTTCGTGCTCAGCGGCTTCGTGCTCGCGTGGACGGCCCGCCCGGACGACACCGCCCGCAGATTCTGGCAACGGCGCCTGGCCAAGATCTATCCGAACCATCTCGTCACGGCCGTCATAGCCCTCACCGCCGCCGCGGGGGTGAGCGGTGCGCTCGCGCTGCCGGGCGCGGTGCCCAATCTGCTGCTCGTCCACGCCTGGTACCCCAGGATCGAGATCTTCCTCAGCGGCAACCCGGTGAGCTGGTCCCTGGCGTGCGAGCTGCTGTTCTATCTGTCGTTCCCGCTGCTGTGGCGCTTCCTGTCACGCATCGGGCCCGCGTACCTGTGGGGATGCGCCGCGGCGACCGCCGTGGCCATCTGGTGCGTACCGCTGCTGGCCCAGCTGCTGCCGGACGGGCCGCAGGCGGCGATGCCGGACGGAACGGTCGGTGTCACGCGGTTCTGGTTCGTGTACGTCCTGCCCTCGACCCGGGTCCTGGAGTTCGTCCTCGGCATCCTGGTCGCCCGCATCGTCCGCGAGGGGCTGCTGGTCCGGGTCCGGGTCCTCCCGGCGGCCGCTCTGGTGCTGGCCTCGTACTGGCTGGCCTGCCAGGTGCCGTATCTCTTCAGCCTGGTGGCCCTGCCGGCCGTTCCGCTGGCGCTGCTCGTGGCGGCCGTGACCCAGGCCGATCTGGCGGGGCCCCCGCGCGGCAGCGGCCCGGCAGCCCGCGTTCCGGTGTGGCTGGGTGAGGTCTCCTTCGGCTTCTACATGGTGCACGGCCTCGTCCTGCTGTACGGCCACCGGCTGCTCGGCGCCGGGGAGAGCCTGCCGGCGCCGGTGGCCGTCGCGGTGATCCTGGCCGCCTTCGTGGTCTCCCTGGTACTGGCGTGGCTGCTGCACACCGTGGTGGAACAACCCGTCGTGCGCTGGACGGCGGCCCGCCAGCGGCGCCGTGCCCCGGTCCGCCGCGACGGCCATGTCCTCGTGGCCCCGGCCGGGGGCGGGGGCGCGCCCCCGCCCCCGGCCGACGATCCGCCCCGCAGTCCGGAGGCGCTGTCCTCCTCCTGA
- a CDS encoding methyltransferase encodes MNDHHSPKEPSVGQVMGILSGYWQTKLLFTAVESDVFTRLSGAPATAEDLARSLGHRMPGARDFLLALAGIGLLEATDDGTFHNSPAAERYLVSGRPEFVGGYLKFCESELNPAWDGLSESLRTGEPRNTAARAGNPYYSLYEDREVTHSFLESMDMFNTPLSRRVSDLDWEKHQSFVDVGGARGNLAHHLVTTHPHLTGTVFDLPQLEQPFTEYMKTLGDQGAVSFHGGDFFTDPLPEADVLVFGHVLHNWGTEDRVTLLRKAHAAIRPGGAVLVYDPMVSNSRPPLYATLASLSMLVWSAGGGEYSVGECHAWLKEAGFRPETIGPEDTPDDVFVIGHVDR; translated from the coding sequence ATGAACGACCACCACTCCCCGAAAGAGCCCTCGGTCGGCCAGGTCATGGGGATCCTGAGCGGTTACTGGCAGACGAAACTGCTGTTCACCGCCGTGGAGTCGGACGTCTTCACCCGGCTGTCGGGAGCCCCGGCCACCGCCGAGGACCTTGCCCGGAGCCTCGGACACCGCATGCCCGGAGCCCGCGACTTCCTGCTCGCCCTCGCGGGTATCGGTCTGCTCGAAGCGACGGACGACGGCACGTTCCACAACTCACCGGCCGCCGAACGCTATCTGGTGAGCGGGCGCCCCGAATTCGTCGGCGGCTACCTGAAGTTCTGCGAGAGCGAACTCAATCCGGCCTGGGACGGGCTGTCCGAATCACTGCGCACGGGTGAGCCCCGGAACACCGCCGCGCGGGCCGGGAATCCCTACTACTCGCTGTACGAGGACAGGGAGGTGACGCATTCCTTCCTGGAGAGCATGGATATGTTCAACACCCCGCTCTCGCGACGGGTGAGCGACCTGGACTGGGAAAAGCACCAGTCGTTCGTGGACGTCGGCGGCGCCCGCGGGAACCTCGCCCACCATCTGGTGACCACCCACCCCCATCTGACGGGCACCGTCTTCGACCTGCCGCAGCTGGAGCAGCCCTTCACCGAGTACATGAAGACGCTCGGCGATCAGGGAGCCGTCTCCTTCCACGGCGGTGACTTCTTCACGGACCCGCTGCCGGAGGCCGACGTACTCGTCTTCGGGCACGTCCTGCACAACTGGGGCACCGAGGACCGCGTCACACTGCTGCGCAAGGCGCACGCGGCGATCCGGCCCGGCGGCGCGGTCCTGGTCTACGACCCCATGGTCAGCAACAGCAGGCCGCCGCTCTACGCGACGCTGGCGAGCCTCAGCATGCTGGTCTGGTCGGCGGGCGGCGGTGAGTACTCCGTCGGCGAATGCCACGCCTGGCTGAAGGAAGCCGGCTTCCGCCCCGAGACGATCGGCCCCGAGGACACCCCGGACGACGTCTTCGTGATCGGACACGTGGACCGCTGA
- a CDS encoding FAD-dependent monooxygenase: MDASVIVVGAGPAGLMLAGELRLAGTDVMLLERLPRRTGESRGIGFTPRTREVFDQRGLLSRFGELETSGQGHFGGIPLDFAVLGGGDLAARSVPQSATEAVLETWVRELGVDVRRDHEFVGLTDDGDGVDVQVRGPAGESVLRTRYLIGCDGGRSAVRKAAGFDFPGTEATTELFLADIRGVELEPRMVADRVTDGMVMVGRLGDGIHRVIVGERGAPPRRRNGPPPFAEVADTWKRLTGIDISTAEPVWVSAFGDATRQATEYRRGRVLLAGDSAHIHLPAGGQGMNTGIQDSVNLGWKLAAVLRGTAPPALLDTYHSERHEVGRRLLANTRAQSLLLLGGEEVQPLRETLAELARYDQAARHLAAKAAGLDIRYDVGGGTHPLLGLRLPRVDLHHRGRPTSTAELLRPGRGVLLDLDDSTALRNRAEPWRHRVDLVTAEAREAATPAGPLDGAYAVLLRPDGHVAWIAPGSHHDLPMALERWFGPGR; encoded by the coding sequence ATGGACGCTTCAGTCATAGTCGTGGGAGCGGGACCGGCGGGACTCATGCTCGCCGGAGAACTGCGCCTGGCCGGTACGGACGTGATGCTCCTGGAGAGACTGCCGCGGCGCACCGGCGAATCCCGCGGCATCGGATTCACCCCCCGTACGAGAGAGGTCTTCGACCAGCGGGGCCTGTTGTCCCGCTTCGGTGAGCTGGAGACCAGCGGCCAGGGGCACTTCGGGGGCATCCCGCTGGACTTCGCGGTACTGGGCGGCGGCGATCTGGCCGCCCGGAGCGTTCCGCAGTCCGCCACCGAAGCGGTCCTGGAGACCTGGGTCCGCGAACTCGGGGTCGACGTCCGGCGCGACCACGAGTTCGTCGGGCTGACGGACGACGGGGACGGTGTCGACGTACAGGTGCGGGGGCCCGCGGGCGAGAGCGTCCTGCGCACCCGCTATCTGATCGGGTGCGACGGCGGCCGGAGCGCCGTACGCAAGGCCGCCGGGTTCGACTTCCCCGGCACCGAGGCCACCACCGAGCTGTTCCTCGCCGACATCCGCGGTGTCGAACTGGAGCCGCGCATGGTGGCCGACCGGGTCACCGACGGCATGGTCATGGTCGGCCGGCTCGGCGACGGCATCCACCGCGTCATCGTCGGCGAACGCGGCGCCCCGCCCCGCCGCAGGAACGGACCGCCCCCCTTCGCCGAGGTCGCCGACACCTGGAAACGGCTCACCGGCATCGACATCTCGACCGCCGAACCGGTGTGGGTCAGCGCCTTCGGCGACGCGACCCGGCAGGCCACCGAGTACCGGCGGGGCCGGGTGCTGCTGGCAGGGGACTCGGCCCACATCCACCTGCCCGCCGGCGGGCAGGGCATGAACACCGGCATCCAGGACTCGGTGAACCTGGGCTGGAAACTCGCGGCCGTCCTGCGCGGCACAGCGCCCCCCGCACTGCTGGACACCTACCACTCGGAGCGCCACGAGGTCGGACGGCGGCTGCTCGCCAACACCCGCGCCCAGAGCCTGCTCCTGCTCGGCGGCGAGGAGGTGCAGCCGCTGCGCGAGACGCTGGCCGAACTCGCCCGGTACGACCAGGCGGCCCGCCATCTCGCGGCCAAGGCCGCCGGCCTCGACATCCGCTACGACGTCGGCGGCGGCACCCATCCCCTCCTGGGGCTGCGGCTGCCGCGGGTGGACCTGCACCACCGGGGCCGCCCCACCAGCACGGCCGAACTCCTGCGGCCCGGCCGGGGCGTGCTGCTCGACCTGGACGACAGCACGGCGCTCCGGAACCGCGCGGAGCCGTGGCGGCACCGCGTCGACCTCGTCACCGCCGAGGCGCGGGAGGCGGCCACGCCGGCCGGTCCGCTCGACGGTGCGTACGCGGTCCTGCTGCGCCCCGACGGCCATGTCGCCTGGATCGCGCCCGGCAGCCACCACGACCTGCCCATGGCCCTGGAGCGCTGGTTCGGGCCCGGCCGGTAG